In Actinomadura luteofluorescens, the sequence CCGGCATGGCGCATGACACGGTGCAGGGGGAGGCGCGCCTCGAACGCGAGATCGCCGGGCTGGACGCGCTGGAGCTCGGCGGCACGACGCGCGCCCGGCTCCTCCAGCGGGCGTGGTCGGCGGTGTGGCCGATGCTGGCGGCCGTCCTCATCGCGCTCGCGGCGTGGCAGCTGGTCGTGTGGAGCGGCTGGAAGGAGCCGTGGGTGCTCCCCGGCCCCGGCGACACGCTCCCGGTGTTCTGGGACCAGCTCACCTCGGCGCGGTTCTGGGACGCCGTCGCGCTGACGATGCGGCGGGCCGTCGTCGGGTTCGCCTTCGCGGTGGCCGTCGGCGTGGTGGTCGGCGCGCTGGTGGCGCGGTTCCGGGTGCTGCGCCGGGCGTTCGGATCGCTGATCACCGGGCTGCAGACGATGCCGTCGATCGCCTGGTTCCCGCTCGCCATCCTGCTGTTCCGGCTCAGCGAGAGCGCGATCCTGTTCGTGGTGATCCTCGGCGCGGCCCCGTCGATCGCCAACGGGCTGATCGCGGGCGTCGACTACACGCCGCCGATCCTGCTGCGCGCGGGGAAGGTGATGGGGCTGCGCGGCCTCGCGCTGTACCGGCACCTGATCATGCCGGCGTCGCTCCCGTCGTTCGTCGCGGGGCTGAAGCAGGGCTGGGCGTTCGCGTGGCGCAGCCTGATGGCGGGCGAACTGCTGGTCATCATCGGCGACACGACCTCGCTCGGCGTGCTGCTGTCGCAGGCCAGGGAGCTGAACAACACCGCCGACATGATCTCCTACATGCTGATGATCCTGATCCTGGGCATCGTGATCGACCGGCTGTTCGGTCTGGTCGACGGAGCCATCCGGCGCCGCTGGGGCCTGGACGAAGGGTCGGCCTAGAAACTTTTACCCGCCGGCCCGGGTGGAGTCCGCCCTGGTCAGGTATGTAATCCCGGTACTGGCATGCCGCGCAGCGCACCGGGGAGGTCGTCATACGCGTCCGGCTCCGCCGGCCGAGGAGCCCGAGCGGCTGGATCTGGCGAGCCGTGCTGCGTCACCCGGAGATCCGGTTCCGGGTGACGGTGGCGGCCTCGCTGATCGCCTTCGTGCTGTCGTCGGCGCTGAGCGCGGTGC encodes:
- a CDS encoding ABC transporter permease, with amino-acid sequence MAHDTVQGEARLEREIAGLDALELGGTTRARLLQRAWSAVWPMLAAVLIALAAWQLVVWSGWKEPWVLPGPGDTLPVFWDQLTSARFWDAVALTMRRAVVGFAFAVAVGVVVGALVARFRVLRRAFGSLITGLQTMPSIAWFPLAILLFRLSESAILFVVILGAAPSIANGLIAGVDYTPPILLRAGKVMGLRGLALYRHLIMPASLPSFVAGLKQGWAFAWRSLMAGELLVIIGDTTSLGVLLSQARELNNTADMISYMLMILILGIVIDRLFGLVDGAIRRRWGLDEGSA